tttgtttgaggtcattaggttacattgaagtttcatatgtttcatatgaagcaatttttaaaagcagtatctcggccttttggctaagatgcaaatgagatcaagtcttggaggaggaattgctttccctcctccaatcagcttggcctctgcacagtagcacgctgcaattttttcccatttaaataatagtcaattttgctgttattcctaccaaaatggatgacctcacattaaccaacattgtactccatctgccagaccctcgcccactcacttagattatctatatccctttgcagactttcagcgtcctctgcacactttgctcttagtgtcatctgcgaattttgacacactacacttggtccccaactccaaatcatctatgtaaatcgtaaacaattgcggtcccaacactgatccctgaggcacaccactagtcactgattgccaaccagaaaaacacccatttacccccactctttgctttctgttagttaaccaatcctctatccatgctaatacattacccgtaacactgtgcacctttatcttatgcagcagtctttggtgcggcaccttgtcaaatgccttctggaaatccagatacaccacatccacaggttccccattgtccagtgcacatgtaatgttctcaaagaattccaccaaattagtcaaacatgacctgcccttcatgaacccatgctgcgtcttacccatgggacaatttatatccagatgtctcgctatttcttccctgatgatagatccaagcattttccctcctacagaagttaagcgaaccagcctatagttacctgccttttgtctacctccttttttaaatgtttgtgattttgtgaaacctgtttttgttgtctgagctgactggaattagagccagagcaggagtaatccaggggaatgatttggaggtaaagcaaaatccagcagatgctggagttctgaaaagaaccgacctgctgagtttatccagcattttctctatttattataatgattttgggacctgggtttgaatcccaccacgtttcaataaaaatattgatgagcatgaattaattgttgtaaaaacacatctggttctgtaatgccctttcaggaaggaaatctgccgccctgatccagtctaaccgacatgtgactggattcacaaacaattcaagggctgactgggtaaacagggaatgtcaccatcagaaaaacagagccccctggagggcagaagggctagGACAGGTTATGGAGAAGGTTAAAACTGTCATCATTGAGAACAACACAGACTTCAATGGAACAACTGGTCCCAAAAACAATCTGTTGTGGTTAGTGTGGCAGGGTGTGGTGAATCAGGTTTAAAAAGAGTCAAATTATATATGTTTTCTAGTTTGGACAATCACATTTAAATCTGGGACTCGGATGAGGATATGAATTGGTGTTTGGTGGTAAGATCTAAATCTGTGTATTACGCCAGGAAGCCTTAAACCCAGAGTGAGAATATTTCATCCAGGGTTCAAAATGAACGGCTGTGGAGGGTGAATTCACtctcaaaagaaaacaaagaaaattacagcacaggaacaccccctttagccctccaagcctgcaccaaccacgctgcctaactgaactgaaaccccctacccttctggggaccagatccctccattcccatcctattcatgtatttgtcaagacgccccttaaaagtcactattgtatttgcttccactacctcccccggcagcgagttccaggcacccaccaccctctgggtaaaaaacctgcctcctttaaaccttgcccctcgcaccttaaacctatgccccctagtaattgactcttctaccctgggaaaaagcttctatccactttgcccaagcccctcacaatcttgtagactttgtcAGATCGCCCTCAAcctgcgtcgttccagtgagaacaaaccaagtttctccaacctctcctcatagctaatgccctccatgccaggcaacatcctggtagatcttttctgtaccctctccaccctctccaaaccctccacatctttctggtagtgtggcgaccagaattgaacactatattccaagtgcggcctaactgagattctataaagctgcaacatgacttgccaaaaggCCTGCAGAAATTAAGTCTTGTGAGGAACTACTGGAAGAAAAAGATCATCCTGTACatgggagaggcagaaactgtgaggaccatctcctccaatcacagattctgtctctcccgatGTTGCGACATCTGCAGAGACAGAGTctcaaactggaagaacagcttTGCCACCTATTTTGAAAAAAGAAGTTCCCTGACTCAGCAGCCTATCGATGATGTGTGGAGGAGTTGTGTCTTCCTGCTACAGAACTAGTTTCATAGCAGTGTGAGCCTCAAAAGGAATGATCCAACCATCGGCAGAGATTTCCCCATTCTGCTGAACAAGTCTCgattatttttatatatctcagGAGGTGGGGTTTACAACTCAGGAATTGGAGTAACCAGATATTGTGAACGTACTTACAATCACTTGGGTCGTCACGTTAGAAATTGAGATCCATTCATCCAGGTTCATATTCTAAACTGCTTTTATTTGCAGTTGAACGTTCACAGACAACATACAGAATCCCCGGTCAGAGCTGATCTCAGCTGCTGTAGTGAGGTTATTGATGGGTTATCAATGTaaatccacacacaatgaagatcaGAATCGGGAGAGATTTTTCCTGCTCCACCGTCTGAACCAGTAAACATCTGATTCAGTTACCTTGTGTCAAATAGTTAGAATTCTCATTTTGGAAAGAGAGTATgggagtatttttaaaataagttaacaaaaaatatcattcatagattccaatttaaaagatttaatgtatacacagtcttcagtatttgtgctaccttattcaaagaagtaaactaacagaaacacaaaaggtaatgttactacgtgactacatcactaataaaggagttactgagaatggaaaacgatgccctggaaaccaaaaaatagcccttaaaaatcaaagagtagctttccagaaaatctcaatacaagcattgaaaataaatactttgtgcccTGCAGATGGATCTTTCAGAGAATGAATTGTAGATTTTGCCCCAAGGATCAAATTAGAATTGAAGCAAAAGTTCTTAATTTTATTCTAAACAGGTTCCTGTTGAGAGTTCTTCAGTTAAGAGGGAAGATCATTGgtggtgcttttaaaaagtgacattgcagccctgaaaatcagtgacacttccagaatattaaattccagcTAGTTATAGGGTTTGTTAACATCaacagaaataaaatattgtcagactgtcaatactgaacagcagcaaaaacagcaaaatccaacccctgcagtcacttgtgaacttgttgatgtctcaggagccattgtgactgagtgaatcccttcccacacacagagcagttgaatggcctcttagtgtgagtgcgttggtgagccagcaggttgaaagactttgcgaatcccttcccacacacggagcaagtgaatggcctctcccctgtgtgaactcgctggtgagcagagaggttggatggccgattgaatcccttcccacacacggagcatgtgaatggtctctctgtagtgtgagtgcgtcggtgagcagtgaggttggatgactgcctgaaattctttccacagtcagtgcagctgaatggcttctcttcagtgtgaattttctggtgtctcagcagggtgggtaaaactgtgaatccctttccacacacaaagcaagtaaacggtctctccccagtgtgaattcgctggtgtgcaatgagggaggatgcctgtctgaaactccgtccacagtcagtgcagctgaatggcttctcctcaatgtgaactcgctggtgtgacagtaagtgggatgacccagtgaatcccttcccacagtcggagcaggtgaacggccactccccagaatgaactcgctggtgtgacagcaggtggaatgactgagtgaatcccttcccacatacggagcagatgaatggtctctccccggtgtgagtgcgttggtgcacagtgagtgctgaagaatgcctgaacctcttcccacaggaggtgcaggtgaatggcttttcctcagtgtgaattctctggtgagaccaaaggcccgatgactgaatgaatccctccccacagacagaacaggtgaacggtctctccccagtgtgactgcgccgatgatttTCCAGCAGAGAAgggtaactgaatcctttcccacagtccccacatttccacggtttctccatggtgctggtgtccttatgtttctccaggttaaacgatcagttgaagcctcatccacacacagaacacgtgtacagtttctccttgctgtgaatggtgtgatgttttttaaggctgcgtaactggataaagctctttccacagtcaactcactgaaacactctcactcaggtgtgtgggtatcttggtgctttttcagtcacactgatgtttgaaatcttctcctccagacagaagacaaacatttttccttccacgttcaaagtctgaggatatttaagtccaagtgaatcgagactctgtctgattttgatgtgatgtttcttcacctcacctgtaaaaggagtttacaaagttaatcactgtcagtccaggatagaaattttgaacaggcaattctaattctctggaacatttcttcctctcttgttccccaaatcaataaattcctgtcccacacactctccctcctccctgcgctgaaatccaaacccatctcaccatttcttttctccactcccagtttgctccttccctctcctctgtctgggttcagttctgatgtggagatgccggcattggactggggtgaacacagtaagagttttaacaacaccaggttaaagtccaacaggtttatttggtagcaaacacctaatggtagctaatggtgtttgctaccaaataaacctgttggactttaacctggtgttgttaaaaatcttactggattcagttctccagctcctgtctgacaataaaaccaatgggtcttattgggggtgttggggcctccagcgggtgtttgtgaatcctccccgcccacctcccagggtttccttccttcccagagatcagagtcctcattgatttgaggccaaagtggaacctcttatttattgtccccctcccccatcctctgatgtgaaccatcctccagtggctgagccaggatggggccgttaacctgggcctgttctcgggagggagggagaagccccgcagctgcaaaccagggagctgacaataattctgaagggtttgcggatccacaaagtgtttccaaatcctcccagccaccgcctaacgctgactccgcttctccgggacaaacaagcgccaaggacagcaatgacactgcgcatgctccacatcacaatgcccgggcactgattgacggcagctccggaccaatcagaagagggggcggggttggagGACCGAGTGGcagtggctggtcctccaaccaatcggagtgaatgaggggcaggaagtgcgggtaatggcgacggacaggcggttttaactcggaagcgagatcaatacgaggtagagggcggcgcgcggggaatgataaatgtggcgggtgggtggagagactttgtaaacatgttgttcaaacccaaaccccggaaatgaacttcccggtccccccctttgtaccaaatggagcggcagcttgtagtgttagacccgggctgactgccgccattgaggctgcatgtgggaggccggcagggattgtgatcggagagggaagccctgaggtcacaatggaatgggtgagtgtgtgacgtcacaatggaatgggtgagagtgtgatgtcacaatggaatgggtgagggtgtgacgtcacaatgcaatgggtgagggttccagatgagctgagactgggctggagtcgggcgatgtcactgacatgtgacccggtggcacagtggttagtgcagctgcctaacagcgccagggacccgggttcaattccagcctcgggtcgctgtctgtgcagagtttctacattctccccgtgtctgtgtgggtttcctccgggtgttccggtttcctcccacagtccaaagatgtgctggttagacggattggccatgataaattgccacttggtatcagggggaattaacaggtaaatatgtggatagggcctggatgggattgttgttggtgcaggctcgatgggctgaatggcctccttctacactgtattttattattcattattattaattactattaatgcttctatgaatgaaggtggtcttgatgatgatgtggacatgtggctggaagctcatcttgagatgaactatttcaccctggttgtgaacagcctggttcagcctcagacagttgccaggaggagagataaagttgttggcgagggagtggagtttgtagtggggactgaacacaatgggttcagtcttcccagtatttaaatgaaataaatttctgttctttcagtactggatgtcagacaagttaggatggtgtgtgagttggagaggaacttggagctgatggtgttcacagggtttggaaattctgtcaaagttcctgttgagttgttGATGAATAAAATCTCTCTCTTCACCTCcggcctctcctacttctctctgtttccactcagagtgtggagatgccggcgttggactggggtaagcacagtaagaagtctcacaacaccaggtgagaaTCCAttgatatggatggagatttacaactttttgggaatgaaataggaaagaatgttccatagaaactagaattgtctgctctgaatttctatcctatattaactgtgatgacttttgcaaactcatttcacaagattttgaacgaggaatcacaggcaaaaatctcaactgTCACATCGAgacagtcatattccttgggatctgaatattttgtaatatggaactgtagctccgttatatatttccagacatctcttccctcagaggattgttcgtcttttggatttctcttccacagggaccagtggaggctgaggatcattgaatatattccagttagacagatttttgactgacaagggtgtcaaaggttatggggaacagacaagaagatggagcaaaagctaagatgtggggggatttcttcactcaaggatgtggtaaagatttggaattctcaacccctgaggacagtgaagcctcagtcatcaactattttcaagagagagattgattggtttctcgatattgaagatatcaagggatatgggtttagtgtggggagaatgatgctgaggtagatgaacgaattatctcattgaatagtttaaaaggctcgatgagccaaatggccgactgcagctcctatttgttatggtctctgtgtccaggacaggaagcagtgagcatggatctgtcaatcagcctcaatcagcaccttcaggagaattgggagggtgaatattagatacagcagagtgagaatggagggagagtgtgtgggatggagatttacagcttttgaggaatgggagaggaaagaatgttccatagaaactagaattgtctgttctgaatttctatcctgtactgacactgatgacttttgtaaacttgttttacaggatattgaaagaggaatcacagcccgaaatctcaaatgtcacgtctagatctgacagtcatattccttgggagctgaatatcatcggactttgaatctagaaggagaaatgattgtccagtctgttgatttgaaaagatttcaaacatcagtgtgactggaaaagcaccaacacactgccacactcgagtgagagtgttctagTGCtcggactaaagagctttaaccagttacacagcctgaataaatatcacaccattcacagcagggagagacggtacccgtgttctgtgtgtggacgaggcttcaactgattgtccacccaagagagaggcaaggacacctgcaccatggagaaaccatggaaatgtggggactgtgggaagagatacagagccccatcacaGCTGGAAGCacatcggcgcaaccacactggggagaggccattcacctgctctcagtgtgggaagggattcactcggccatccagcctgcagacacaccagcgagttcacactggggagaggccattcacctgctctcagtgtgggaagggattcactcggtcatccagcctgcgggcacacgagcgcattcatactggggagagaccgttcacctgctctcagtgtgggaagggattcggtgattcatccagcctgctgagacaccagccagttcacactggggagaggccattcacctgctctcagtgtggaaagggattctgtgatccatccagcctgctgagacaccaacgagttcacactggggagaggccgttcacctgctctcagtgtgggaagggattcgctcagtcatccaacttgcaggcacaccagcgaattcacactggggacaggccattcacctgctccgtgtgtgggaagggattcactcagtcacctcacctgctgaaacaccatcaggttcacgagtgactgcaaggactggattttgctgttaatcacatcgaggtcccaaccattttcattggtgtctgtttctgctgatgttaataaacccgagcccagttgtaagatttgtattgtggattgtcttgtctgagtcctgaactcgtaaataaaaacaagaagtgctgtaaaaactcagcaggtctgacagcatctctggagagagaaacagatctaatgttttgacactgaagaagagtcacattcaactggaaacattaattGTTCCTGActttacagattctgtcagacttattgagattttgcagcaacttctgtttttagaatgacggtgaatgctggatacatgaatcagagattggtgtaaaactgggatctgctcctaaatcaaagtgaaacagcaggttaaagtttccagtctgaaaagtactATGGTTATTATACTATATCTACCattttaaggctggttttaacttatttaaaataaacctatttaatatatatttgttaaagtcagtattaaaatacgagttggatgagttcacaggagcctgttaaccattgggacaattattcaacaaacattgTCTGTCCAGacagagaagaagctgcagtttgtttgcaggaattccctgttttattgatgtgtgtgtgttagacatcaggataactaaaactacacaaacctggacatcaatggtgatatgattgacagttactctgggaatcactcccactgtgaaacttcagcactgacactgctgaattttgtcggctcagggagtgggacctccaggagtggactgtaaaaaagctgggtttcagtatcctgactaatatatggtgaggaaccagaaaaacccttactgaggaactgcctggggttttaccagtgtaggttcaggggcgaatgattccggactccctgaaatgtctgatattgaacccagtttggaacaagattcattcagtttccaggagaatagaTACAAATATCACCCaccgagttttttgagaaagtgaccaaggaggtggatgggggcaaggcagtggacgtggtatatatggattttagtaaggcgtttgataaggttcaccatggtaggcttctgcagaaaatgcagatgtatgggattgggggtgatctaggaaattggatcaggaattggctagcggataggaaacagagggtggtggttgatagtaaatattcatcatggagtgcggttacaagtggtgtacctcagggatctgttttggggccactgctgtttgtaatatttattaatgatctggatgagggtatagttgggtggattagcaaatttgctgatgacaccaaagtcggtggtgtggtagatagtgaggaagggtgtcgtagtttgcaggaagacttagacaggttgcaaagttgggccgagaggtggcggatggagtttaatgcggagaagtgtgaggtaattcactttggtaggaataacagatgtgttgagtatagggctaacgggaggactttgaatagtgtggaggagcagagggatctaggtgtatgtgtgcatagatccctgaaagttgggaatcaagtagataaggttgttaagaaggcatatggtgtcttggcgtttattggtagggggattgaatttaggagtcgtagcgttatgttgcaactgtacacaactctggtgcggccgcacttggagtactgtgtgcagttctggtccccacattacaggaaggatgtggaggctttggagagggtgcagaggaggtttaccaggatgttgcctggtatggaggggagatcctatgaggagaggctgagggatttgggattgttttcgctggaaaggcggcggctaagaggggatcttattgaaacatataagatgattagaggtttagatagggtggatagtgatagcctttttcctctgatggagaaatccagcacgagggggcatggctttaaattgagggggggtagttatagaaccgatgtcaggggtaggttctttacccagagggtggtgagggattggaatgccctgccagcatcagtagtaaatgcgcctagtttgggggcgtttaagagatccgtagataggttcatggacgaaaagaaatt
This DNA window, taken from Mustelus asterias unplaced genomic scaffold, sMusAst1.hap1.1 HAP1_SCAFFOLD_1664, whole genome shotgun sequence, encodes the following:
- the LOC144488558 gene encoding uncharacterized protein LOC144488558, which encodes MEKPWKCGDCGKRYRAPSQLEAHRRNHTGERPFTCSQCGKGFTRPSSLQTHQRVHTGERPFTCSQCGKGFTRSSSLRAHERIHTGERPFTCSQCGKGFGDSSSLLRHQPVHTGERPFTCSQCGKGFCDPSSLLRHQRVHTGERPFTCSQCGKGFAQSSNLQAHQRIHTGDRPFTCSVCGKGFTQSPHLLKHHQVHE